In the Panulirus ornatus isolate Po-2019 chromosome 45, ASM3632096v1, whole genome shotgun sequence genome, one interval contains:
- the tant gene encoding uncharacterized protein tant isoform X2, with amino-acid sequence MKEVSSTPLETIYESPRCGRGQGMKGKSRKEDEMTSLSDMCDLNLPVMTKRKIKRLCLFTSHYYPSKQKTLLRRERARLMELKGVNIPDGATISFEDVDAVLSCLSNEDQDENNQNVMNNSSLSVNKSGFYVGNVIRPDIQDEVTVDDIIQNMGDLKMNTSKGSLGIHSAVDDTVISPMLIDELIPSFPFTDELIESSSQNSRKKKSRRRSGRLSRCLLPPVVKISGNNSSGTYQICEQPCAPEEFTSLDNSIATTTLPGEELQNSLRHEKCESPTVMEEFSGISNPERKKPPAKKTLQVTVRRKSVNKRKKKDENINNQVDELRTVAENNAGQMRPSNEQVNGSESEIRMRKKRPSKSGVESDMKKRKDFKPDNSSEIGAKEPGELEMNVKSKRCKKQEKGNKGEKRRVSGIIRPLYSTMVELQSPDSPKPDELKKSSFEFNNVVKDSVNTAEQKSYCLDTTVIQEGALTFSPPTTSTSDINVCHHSPTSPSSQMAALNLYSDKSPVVSVNSCQSPLIHLKKNKKNGRRRSARLSTGSAAGERLVGRSSWGLGSYWSSWSPSTCITENVGTVDSTDVEGGYTSMQPSELLVHELQLIDKSNTERGQKEGVISGHCRQRLGFISQQDLIAVADKKSKATDMKSTYDSSNNTAGTTSDGDPLLLSESDSGITQGSQPDIKGDSICNVKECDNHLSSALAHNARNIGFTLQDTHSAKTGEEREQFIQAKSVWTREREARY; translated from the coding sequence ATGAAAGAGGTTTCCTCAACCCCACTGGAAACTATCTATGAGTCACCTCGATGTGGCCGAGGTCAAGGCATGAAGGGGAAAAGTAGAAAAGAGGATGAAATGACTAGCTTGAGTGATATGTGTGATCTGAATCTGCCTGTGATGACTAAAAGAAAAATTAAGCGCCTTTGTCTTTTCACCAGTCACTATTATCCTTCTAAGCAGAAGACCCTTTTACGCAGGGAACGAGCTCGTTTGATGGAGCTTAAGGGAGTGAATATCCCAGATGGAGCAACCATATCCTTTGAGGATGTTGATGCGGTTCTATCCTGCCTATCAAATGAAGACCAAGATGAAAACAACCAGAATGTCATGAACAACAGTTCTTTGAGTGTGAATAAGTCAGGGTTTTACGTAGGGAATGTTATCAGACCGGACATTCAGGATGAGGTTACTGTTGATGATATTATTCAGAATATGGGTGACCTAAAGATGAATACATCAAAGGGAAGCTTAGGAATCCACTCAGCAGTGGATGACACAGTAATATCTCCAATGTTGATAGATGAACTTATTCCATCATTCCCATTTACTGATGAGCTAATTGAATCTTCTTCCCAGAATTCTCGAAAAAAGAAGTCGCGAAGACGATCTGGGAGATTGTCTAGATGTCTTTTACCACCAGTGGTGAAAATATCTGGAAACAATTCAAGTGGGACATATCAGATATGTGAGCAACCATGTGCTCCTGAGGAGTTTACCTCATTAGACAATTCCATTGCCACAACTACATTACCTGGAGAAGAGTTACAGAATTCTTTAAGACATGAAAAATGTGAGTCCCCTACAGTTATGGAAGAATTTTCAGGTATTTCAAACCCAGAACGAAAAAAGCCACCAGCAAAGAAGACATTACAAGTTACTGTTAGACGGAAGAgtgtaaacaaaagaaagaaaaaagatgaaaatattaatAATCAGGTCGATGAACTCAGAACGGTAGCAGAAAATAATGCAGGACAAATGAGACCCTCAAATGAACAAGTGAATGGGTCAGAGAGTGAGATTAGAATGAGGAAGAAAAGACCCAGTAAGTCAGGTGTTGAGAgtgatatgaaaaaaaggaaagattttaAACCTGATAACTCTAGTGAGATAGGTGCTAAAGAGCCAGGTGAGTTAGAGATGAATGTCAAATCAAAAAGATGTAAAAAGCAAGAGAAAGGTAATAAAGGAGAGAAGCGGAGGGTTTCTGGGATTATACGACCTTTGTACTCAACTATGGTTGAGCTACAGAGCCCAGATTCACCTAAACCTGATGAATTGAAGAAATCCTCTTTTGAGTTTAACAATGTTGTAaaagattctgtaaacacagcagAACAGAAATCGTATTGTCTAGATACCACAGTTATTCAAGAAGGTGCTTTGACTTTTTCCCCCCCTACAACAAGTACATCAGACATTAATGTGTGTCATCATTCCCCTACTTCACCTTCTTCCCAAATGGCTGCCCTCAACCTTTACTCCGATAAGTCTCCTGTGGTCTCTGTAAATAGCTGTCAGTCACCCCTTATACActtgaagaaaaataagaagaatgGCCGTAGAAGGTCAGCACGATTAAGTACAGGGTCTGCAGCCGGTGAAAGATTGGTAGGCAGATCTTCATGGGGTTTAGGTTCATACTGGTCTTCTTGGTCGCCATCTACCTGCATAACTGAAAATGTCGGCACTGTCGACAGTactgatgttgaaggtggatatACTTCCATGCAGCCCTCAGAATTATTAGTGCATGAACTACAGTTAATTGATAAATCCAACACAGAAAGAGGACAGAAGGAGGGGGTAATTAGTGGTCATTGTAGACAGCGTTTAGGATTCATTTCTCAGCAAGACTTGATTGCAGTAGCTGATAAGAAATCTAAAGCTACTGATATGAAGAGCACTTATGATTCAAGCAATAATACAGCCGGCACAACTTCTGATGGGGATCCATTATTACTTAGTGAATCAGATTCTGGTATTACACAGGGTTCACAGCCTGATATAAAAGGTGACAGTATTTGCAATGTAAAAGAGTGTGATAACCACCTGTCCTCTGCATTGGCACATAATGCCAGAAACATTGGTTTTACCCTTCAAGATACACATAGTGCCAAGACAGGAGAGGAGCGTGAACAATTTATCCAGGCAAAATCTGTTTGGACTAGAGAACGAGAAGCAAGATACTAA
- the tant gene encoding uncharacterized protein tant isoform X1, translated as MRMDTDPGDVKMAAAAAAGRRLRTRPSKINCYADCDVIEEDGKACKRKRTKNRGCKRKAEVNIESLYRQENMKEVSSTPLETIYESPRCGRGQGMKGKSRKEDEMTSLSDMCDLNLPVMTKRKIKRLCLFTSHYYPSKQKTLLRRERARLMELKGVNIPDGATISFEDVDAVLSCLSNEDQDENNQNVMNNSSLSVNKSGFYVGNVIRPDIQDEVTVDDIIQNMGDLKMNTSKGSLGIHSAVDDTVISPMLIDELIPSFPFTDELIESSSQNSRKKKSRRRSGRLSRCLLPPVVKISGNNSSGTYQICEQPCAPEEFTSLDNSIATTTLPGEELQNSLRHEKCESPTVMEEFSGISNPERKKPPAKKTLQVTVRRKSVNKRKKKDENINNQVDELRTVAENNAGQMRPSNEQVNGSESEIRMRKKRPSKSGVESDMKKRKDFKPDNSSEIGAKEPGELEMNVKSKRCKKQEKGNKGEKRRVSGIIRPLYSTMVELQSPDSPKPDELKKSSFEFNNVVKDSVNTAEQKSYCLDTTVIQEGALTFSPPTTSTSDINVCHHSPTSPSSQMAALNLYSDKSPVVSVNSCQSPLIHLKKNKKNGRRRSARLSTGSAAGERLVGRSSWGLGSYWSSWSPSTCITENVGTVDSTDVEGGYTSMQPSELLVHELQLIDKSNTERGQKEGVISGHCRQRLGFISQQDLIAVADKKSKATDMKSTYDSSNNTAGTTSDGDPLLLSESDSGITQGSQPDIKGDSICNVKECDNHLSSALAHNARNIGFTLQDTHSAKTGEEREQFIQAKSVWTREREARY; from the exons ATGAGAATGGACACTGATCCTGGTGATGTGAAAAtggctgcagcagcagctgctggccGTAG GTTACGAACACGACCTTCCAAGATAAACTGTTATGCAGACTGTGATGTCATCGAGGAGGATGGAAAAGCATGTAaaaggaaacggacaaagaatCGTGGATGTAAGAGGAAGGCAGAAGTAAACATAGAAAGTTTGTATCGTCAAGAGAATATGAAAGAGGTTTCCTCAACCCCACTGGAAACTATCTATGAGTCACCTCGATGTGGCCGAGGTCAAGGCATGAAGGGGAAAAGTAGAAAAGAGGATGAAATGACTAGCTTGAGTGATATGTGTGATCTGAATCTGCCTGTGATGACTAAAAGAAAAATTAAGCGCCTTTGTCTTTTCACCAGTCACTATTATCCTTCTAAGCAGAAGACCCTTTTACGCAGGGAACGAGCTCGTTTGATGGAGCTTAAGGGAGTGAATATCCCAGATGGAGCAACCATATCCTTTGAGGATGTTGATGCGGTTCTATCCTGCCTATCAAATGAAGACCAAGATGAAAACAACCAGAATGTCATGAACAACAGTTCTTTGAGTGTGAATAAGTCAGGGTTTTACGTAGGGAATGTTATCAGACCGGACATTCAGGATGAGGTTACTGTTGATGATATTATTCAGAATATGGGTGACCTAAAGATGAATACATCAAAGGGAAGCTTAGGAATCCACTCAGCAGTGGATGACACAGTAATATCTCCAATGTTGATAGATGAACTTATTCCATCATTCCCATTTACTGATGAGCTAATTGAATCTTCTTCCCAGAATTCTCGAAAAAAGAAGTCGCGAAGACGATCTGGGAGATTGTCTAGATGTCTTTTACCACCAGTGGTGAAAATATCTGGAAACAATTCAAGTGGGACATATCAGATATGTGAGCAACCATGTGCTCCTGAGGAGTTTACCTCATTAGACAATTCCATTGCCACAACTACATTACCTGGAGAAGAGTTACAGAATTCTTTAAGACATGAAAAATGTGAGTCCCCTACAGTTATGGAAGAATTTTCAGGTATTTCAAACCCAGAACGAAAAAAGCCACCAGCAAAGAAGACATTACAAGTTACTGTTAGACGGAAGAgtgtaaacaaaagaaagaaaaaagatgaaaatattaatAATCAGGTCGATGAACTCAGAACGGTAGCAGAAAATAATGCAGGACAAATGAGACCCTCAAATGAACAAGTGAATGGGTCAGAGAGTGAGATTAGAATGAGGAAGAAAAGACCCAGTAAGTCAGGTGTTGAGAgtgatatgaaaaaaaggaaagattttaAACCTGATAACTCTAGTGAGATAGGTGCTAAAGAGCCAGGTGAGTTAGAGATGAATGTCAAATCAAAAAGATGTAAAAAGCAAGAGAAAGGTAATAAAGGAGAGAAGCGGAGGGTTTCTGGGATTATACGACCTTTGTACTCAACTATGGTTGAGCTACAGAGCCCAGATTCACCTAAACCTGATGAATTGAAGAAATCCTCTTTTGAGTTTAACAATGTTGTAaaagattctgtaaacacagcagAACAGAAATCGTATTGTCTAGATACCACAGTTATTCAAGAAGGTGCTTTGACTTTTTCCCCCCCTACAACAAGTACATCAGACATTAATGTGTGTCATCATTCCCCTACTTCACCTTCTTCCCAAATGGCTGCCCTCAACCTTTACTCCGATAAGTCTCCTGTGGTCTCTGTAAATAGCTGTCAGTCACCCCTTATACActtgaagaaaaataagaagaatgGCCGTAGAAGGTCAGCACGATTAAGTACAGGGTCTGCAGCCGGTGAAAGATTGGTAGGCAGATCTTCATGGGGTTTAGGTTCATACTGGTCTTCTTGGTCGCCATCTACCTGCATAACTGAAAATGTCGGCACTGTCGACAGTactgatgttgaaggtggatatACTTCCATGCAGCCCTCAGAATTATTAGTGCATGAACTACAGTTAATTGATAAATCCAACACAGAAAGAGGACAGAAGGAGGGGGTAATTAGTGGTCATTGTAGACAGCGTTTAGGATTCATTTCTCAGCAAGACTTGATTGCAGTAGCTGATAAGAAATCTAAAGCTACTGATATGAAGAGCACTTATGATTCAAGCAATAATACAGCCGGCACAACTTCTGATGGGGATCCATTATTACTTAGTGAATCAGATTCTGGTATTACACAGGGTTCACAGCCTGATATAAAAGGTGACAGTATTTGCAATGTAAAAGAGTGTGATAACCACCTGTCCTCTGCATTGGCACATAATGCCAGAAACATTGGTTTTACCCTTCAAGATACACATAGTGCCAAGACAGGAGAGGAGCGTGAACAATTTATCCAGGCAAAATCTGTTTGGACTAGAGAACGAGAAGCAAGATACTAA